The Candidatus Nitronereus thalassa genome includes the window TTGTCCTCACAGGCCTCCTGGCCCCTGGCACACCAGCCCAACAGGATCGACTGATTGTTCGGACCGCTTATACATGGTCGTTGTTTCAATTTACCGATGATGTGTTTGGAGGGAGTACGCTTATTGCGGCTGATGGGAATCGCGTCCCTGGCGCTCCGGAACATAATCTGGCTGGAGAATTACGTTATGATCACCCAAGTGGATTCTGGATTGCCCCGAATTTTGAATGGTCAATCAAAGGATTCCATGTGGATAATCTCAATACCGTGAAAAATCCAGCCTATTTTGTTGTCCACATGAAAGGTGGATATAATATCCGCAAAAATCTCGTAATTTTTGCCGAAGGCCGGAATCTGACGAATCAAACTTATGCCGGGGCAGTAGTGGTGAACGATAATATGGGAAGATTCTTTAATCCGGCTCCAGGAATCAGTGGATTTGCGGGAATGGAATGGACGTTTAATTAGCAAGAAAGCACCGATTATCTATGGGGGAATAGATACTATTTATTATTTTCGGAATGACTCTCCTGATGGCATCGTAAGAAAAATAATATTCCCTTCTGGGAAGGGTTAAAAACATACATCGAGGACGGATTTTTTACCAAAAGAAGCCGTCCTCGTCCAACCACAATTCACCGTTCATTTTGAACTTCCTACCAAATTTCTTTCATCTGGAAATACCAGACGTCATAATGGAAGCAACAAATTCAGCTGAATTCTAGCTTTCGAATGGGAAAGGGTGCATAATAAAAAGTATTGTAGCCTTTATCCACATCATGGACTGCAGTTGACTAAAAAATGAAAAAACTTCTTGGCATTGGAGCGGTTGCAGTCTTGGGTTTGATCTTAGTTGTGACTTGGCTGTTACCCGGAGCCTTTAGCGCGAAGGGGAAACCGCCGGAATGGGAAGTCACCATGGCCCGTTTTGCACGCCACCTGGCAACACCAAGTCAATGGCGAGATGCGAAAAACCCTGTAGAAGCTTCCGCGGAAAACTTAGAAGAGGCACTTCACCATTTTGCCGATCACTGTGCGTCCTGCCATGCGAATGATGGAAGCGGGAAGACCGAAATGGGGCCAAATTTTTATCCGCCCGTCCCTGATCTCCGCACAGAACCCATTCAATCGATGTCGGATGGAGAATTATTTTATGTGATTCACTTTGGTGTGCGGTTTACCGGCATGCCGGCTTGGGGAAGTGGGGATCCGGAGAAAGATATGGGAAGTTGGGCCTTGGTCCATTTCATTCGACATCTACCAAATATTACTCCAGAAGAAATTTCACAAATGAAAGAATTAAATCCGAAGACCGCACAGGAACGGGCTGAACAGGAAGCTATGGACGCCTTCTTAGCTGGTGAGGATTTTGTCCCACCATCAGAACATCATCATTAAATCAAAAGGAAATGTTATGAAACGATTACTTGCCCTCACCATCCTTCTGTTGCTTCTATCCGCTCCTCTTTTTGTGGGCGCCCATGGGAACGCCTCTCACGTCCTCGGCACGGTCACAGAAACGACACAAGATCAGATTACAGTGAAAACACCCAAAGGAAAAGTCGTCACGATACACATCAGCCCTGACACCATTTTTCAACACAATGGCATCACCACGAACGACGCACGTCCTCAAGTCGGGAATCGGTTAATTGCAGAGGCGGCAAAGATTGATGACAAATTAGTCGCCATCGAAATTAAATTTTCTTCACCGAAGTCTAAATAATCCCAAAGACAGGCAAAATAGTTATGTAAACTGATGGTGATTTTTTTCATCATTTTGGATTCCCCAATTTTGGGGTGTTGGTCAAAAAGTTGCCCCGTATACAAGCCTTTCCCAACTCTTTTCTATTCATCGCTCTCTCAACGATAATTCTTATTCATTCCGTTTCGCAT containing:
- a CDS encoding cytochrome c: MKKLLGIGAVAVLGLILVVTWLLPGAFSAKGKPPEWEVTMARFARHLATPSQWRDAKNPVEASAENLEEALHHFADHCASCHANDGSGKTEMGPNFYPPVPDLRTEPIQSMSDGELFYVIHFGVRFTGMPAWGSGDPEKDMGSWALVHFIRHLPNITPEEISQMKELNPKTAQERAEQEAMDAFLAGEDFVPPSEHHH
- a CDS encoding DUF5666 domain-containing protein, which codes for MKRLLALTILLLLLSAPLFVGAHGNASHVLGTVTETTQDQITVKTPKGKVVTIHISPDTIFQHNGITTNDARPQVGNRLIAEAAKIDDKLVAIEIKFSSPKSK